The genomic segment TCGCACCGGTGAGGTCGTGCACTTGAAGCCGGCTGACATCGACAGCGGGCGCATGATAATCAGAGTCGAGCAGGGCAAGGGTCGCAAGGATCGCTACGTCATGTTGTCGGAGAAGCTGCTGTTGACCCTGCGCCGCTACTGGCGAGAGTACCAGCCCGCGCTTTGGCTCTTTCCCGGGGCAGATCCCTCACGCTCACTCACTCGCGAGTCCGTTGGCAGGCTCTTCGCTCGCGCAAAGGAGAGGGCCGGCATCCGGAAGCGCGTCTCCCCGCATTCGCTTCGGCACGCGTTTGCGACTCATCTGCTCGAGCGCGGCGTCAACATCCGGGTGATCCAGCGCCTGCTCGGGCACCGGAGCCTGCGCTCGACCGAGATCTACACCCACGTGGCCGAGAACTACGTCGCGGACACGAAGAGTCCGCTCGACGACCTGCTGCCCGATGTCGAGGACATCGAACCGACGATGACCTGACCCGTGCCGGTCCGGGTAGCCCGCGAAGGGCGCCCGGAGCTGGCGGACATTTTCCGGACCCATGGAACGCGGCTCGACGGCCTAAACGCGCAGCAGCGTAGGGTCGTTGCCGCGATCCTGAGCTGTCGTACAGCAGCGCTCGGCGGTCATGTCCGGGAGTGTGACCGCGGCTGCGGGTACCAGGAGATCTCGTACAATTCGTGTCGGGACCGGCACTGTCCCAAGTGCCAGGGGCTGGAACGCGTGCGCTGGCAGGAGGCGCGGGCGAACGATCTTCTGCCTGTGCCCTACTTCCACGTCGTCTTCACGATCCCTTCCTGCCTCCACGAGATCTTCCTCGCCAACCCGCGGGTGGCCTACAACCTCCTCTTCACTACGGCTGCCGAGACCGTGAAGGAGGTCGCCGCGAACCCGAAGAACCTCGGCGCCGAGATCGGCATGACGGCCGTCTTGCACACCTGGACCCAATGCCTGCTCTATCATCCCCACCTCCACCTGATCGTGCCCGGCGGCGGTCTCGACCCGAGCAGGTCTCGGTGGATCTCCACTCGGGAGGACTTCTTCCTCTCGGTGCGCATCCTCTCGACGGTCTTTCGCGGCAAACTGCTGGCCGCCCTTGAAAAGGCGGTCGCTTCGGGCACGATCAAGGCGTGTGTCGGAAGCGGTGTCCAGGTCGCGAGCCTCCTGCGCCGGGCCGCCCGTCCAAGATGGGTCGTCTACGCAAAGCCCCCCTTCGCCGGGCCAGAGCAGGTCCTCACCTACCTTGGGCGCTACACCCACCGGATCGCGATCTCCAACGAGCGTATCGTCTCCATGGAAGGAGACCAGGTAACGTTCCACTACAGGGACCGCGCGAACGGCAACCGCCGAAAGTCCATGACCCTTCCCGCCGCCGCGTTCCTCCGGCGGTTCCTGCTACATGTGCTCCCGCCGCGGTTCGTCCGGATCCGACACTATGGTTTTCTCGCCAACTCTGTGCGGCAACAACGCATCACGCTCTG from the Gemmatimonadota bacterium genome contains:
- a CDS encoding site-specific integrase, whose protein sequence is MGRLHDRMDRELRIRGYAENTRKCYIEKMKCFVRFFMRPPDELTVEDVNQYQLFLTKDKRVSWSTFNVHVCAIRFFYREVLRVDWNVEHIPYHRSGRKLPVVLSREEVRALLDVTTNLKHRALLMTLYSAGLRTGEVVHLKPADIDSGRMIIRVEQGKGRKDRYVMLSEKLLLTLRRYWREYQPALWLFPGADPSRSLTRESVGRLFARAKERAGIRKRVSPHSLRHAFATHLLERGVNIRVIQRLLGHRSLRSTEIYTHVAENYVADTKSPLDDLLPDVEDIEPTMT